A window of Solanum stenotomum isolate F172 chromosome 3, ASM1918654v1, whole genome shotgun sequence contains these coding sequences:
- the LOC125858928 gene encoding uncharacterized protein LOC125858928 has product MGDYNAVLQAEDRPQGSQVQDIEVKDFNGFIIDTGIQQLKTVGGTCTWTNGHRINKDLVNAERMTQMPIMEVNILRPGVSDHSPLKIALDKRNHKNYRAFRFFNCVVDHTSFLPLVKQAWQGEAKGSMKEVWKKLRKVIRAIKELNNTEFRGVRDKIQIIRTQLHQIQHDMIDNRQVQDKKEQEKALKQQLEKWSLIEKSAMRQKSMVQWLNLGDANTNYVLSYMKNRLAHNTITSLTTAACISVYSQEEIENEAITFYQKLLGQNASRLPSVDKKVMKEGGKLNKEQQMKLAATVTIEEVESALQEINDLKAPGKDGLNAVFFPRKHGQ; this is encoded by the coding sequence ATGGGGGACTATAATGCAGTGTTGCAAGCTGAAGATAGACCACAAGGCAGCCAAGTACAAGATATAGAGGTTAAAGACTTCAATGGTTTCATAATAGACACTGGTATACAGCAGCTGAAAACAGTTGGGGGCACATGCACATGGACGAATGGACACAGGATAAACAAGGATTTAGTGAATGCTGAACGGATGACACAAATGCCAATTATGGAGGTGAATATACTCAGGCCAGGGGTATCTGATCACTCTCCTTTGAAGATTGCACTAGATAAGAGGAACCACAAAAATTATAGAGCTTTTAGATTCTTTAATTGCGTTGTAGATCATACAAGTTTCCTACCATTAGTAAAGCAAGCATGGCAAGGAGAAGCAAAAGGGAGCATGAAAGAAGTCTGGAAGAAACTTAGAAAAGTCATTAGAGCTATTAAAGAGCTGAATAATACTGAATTCAGGGGAGTTAGGGACAAGATTCAGATCATTAGAACACAACTACATCAAATTCAACATGACATGATAGATAACAGGCAAGTGCAAGATAAAAAGGAACAAGAGAAGGCACTGAAACAACAACTGGAGAAATGGAGTCTAATTGAGAAGAGTGCTATGAGACAAAAGTCAATGGTGCAATGGTTGAATCTTGGAGATGCAAACACAAATTATGTCCTTTCTTACATGAAGAACAGACTGGCACATAATACTATAACTAGTCTTACAACTGCTGCATGTATTAGTGTGTATTCTCAAGAGGAAATTGAAAATGAGGCAATTACATTTTATCAAAAACTTCTTGGTCAGAATGCATCTAGGTTGCCTAGTGTGGATAAGAAAGTAATGAAGGAAGGTGGAAAGTTGAATAAAGAACAACAAATGAAATTAGCAGCTACAGTTACAATAGAGGAGGTGGAATCTGCTTTGCAGGAAATTAATGATCTTAAAGCTCCAGGGAAGGATGGACTCAATGCTGTTTTTTTTCCAAGAAAGCATGGCcagtga
- the LOC125858395 gene encoding protein cornichon homolog 1, whose product MSWEPILWLIFLAINISLISLLIYQIVCLTDLEADYMNPYESSSRINSVVLKEHILHGAFCILFLVTGHWFIFLLTLLPAYYNVRKFLSRQHLIDVTEVFRFIESEKKIRILKLGFYLVLFVLVLVSLVLSFINALVDEDEAIDFGSLPLPSFF is encoded by the exons atGTCTTGGGAACCCATTCTTTGGCTTATATTTTTAGCCATTAACATTTCCCTTATTTCATTACTCATCTATCAG ATCGTTTGCTTAACAGATTTGGAAGCTGATTATATGAACCCTTATGAGTCTTCATCTCGTATCAACTCTGTTGTCCTTAAAGAGCATATTTTACATGGTGCATTCTGCATCCTATTCCTTGTCACAGGGCATTGGTTTATCTTCCTGCTAACACTTCTTCCTGCTTACTATAATGTGAGAAA ATTCTTAAGCCGGCAGCATCTAATTGACGTGACCGAAGTTTTTAGGTTCATTGAGTCTGAGAAGAAGATTCGGATATTGAAGCTGGGTTTCTACTTGGTCCTCTTCGTGCTAGTGCTTGTCAG TCTGGTCCTATCTTTTATTAATGCTCTAGTCGATGAAGATGAAGCTATTGATTTTGGTTCTTTACCATTGCCGAGCTTCTTTTGA